In Dunckerocampus dactyliophorus isolate RoL2022-P2 chromosome 21, RoL_Ddac_1.1, whole genome shotgun sequence, the sequence GACAGCACTGTCAGCTTGAGTCTTGTCGCCAAAAAGGTTTACCTCATCTTCGTTTTTTCCAGACTTTGTAGCACTGTTAGCACAACTCTGCCACAATAGCTAGCGCTCAGCTAAAACTGTGTGCTTAATTTGCTGTCTGAAACGTTATTATGTTAAAAACGTGTTGGATATGACAACACTTTCCATCTGATTGCTTCTAATGAGTGTTGTCGCCATTCCTTTAGACTTTCTACCATTTGTTTGTGATTCCTGCAGTGGAGTTTACTGGTAAAAAACAAACCCGATCAGTTCCTATTCATCCCTTCTTGCTGACGATGAGAATATTGTAATAGCCAATGCCTCTTTTGACAGCCTTGAACACAGAAGCAGAGAAGCCCACTCATGTTCAGAGGTACACGGCTTCACAGTATATTTGTGTAAGATTGTTGAAGATGAAAATCATCATGTTGATGTTTCAGGAGGGTGAGAAAAGAGAAGCTTCCACTTGCGGCGTCAACACAAGTCATCCCTGCTCTTTGGAAGAGTGCAAAGTCAAAGAAATGCTGCCTGTCATCTGCCCACAGTGTGAAAAACACTTCTGTTTGGCGTAGGTTTGCATTGCATTTGTCCACTCCTACACCGTACTTCTCATTGGTGAAAGAAGTCATGTGTGACTTGCAGCCACCGCCATCAAGATGATCACAAGTGTGACAAGTTGGAGATCCAGAAGCCACGAATGGCGGCCACCAAAGAGCTGGTGCAAAGAATTGTGGGTCAGTTGAATAAGCATGATGAATAAGCTGGATGGCCGTGTTTAACAGATGGTTGTGCAAGTTGTTTCGTATTTTACACACGCTCTTTTTACAACTCAGAGTCGAAGAATGGATCCAAGAGCAGAGGTCGCAAAGGAGCAAAGAACAGTGCCACGGCAGCAAAGGTAGCATTAATGAAACTGAAACTGCACGCTGTCGGAGACAAGGGCTTACCGCAGGTATTTAATACTTATTTTACCATCACGCtttaatacaggggtgtccaaagtgcggtctggggctgttataaaaatatatttaacaagaaaactaaaaacaaacagcaaaaattgaatttaacaagaataaagtcaaaatgttaagagagaaaaaaaagtcgtcactttatgagaataatatcccaatacagtcatggaaaaaatgactagaccacccttgtttcttcagtttcttgttcattttaatgcctgatacaagtaaaggtacatttgtttggacaaatataacaatgacaacaaaaatagctcataagagtgaATTTtttgctatagctattcattatatattatattatcaagaaaaccatggaagttgcgagATATGAGCTCTTAAATTCCACTCTTataagctatatttgttatcatcatcatatttctccaaacaaatgtacctttagttgtaccaggctttaaaatggatcaataat encodes:
- the zfand1 gene encoding AN1-type zinc finger protein 1, with protein sequence MAELDVGQHCQLESCRQKDFLPFVCDSCSGVYCLEHRSREAHSCSEEGEKREASTCGVNTSHPCSLEECKVKEMLPVICPQCEKHFCLAHRHQDDHKCDKLEIQKPRMAATKELVQRIVESKNGSKSRGRKGAKNSATAAKVALMKLKLHAVGDKGLPQAERIYFQVYLPKETEVSSQPMFFCSKWSVGKVVDYAASLASLKNNNNVLTAKKLRLCHPATGKALRQDDSLHSLLTSPEDPLHNGGNVILEYLDNDSSGVEDVCHYITLG